A single window of Chloroflexota bacterium DNA harbors:
- a CDS encoding glycosyltransferase family 9 protein, which produces MTSPAIRALKSSQSGRTVTLLASPTGAVAARLLPEIDRVIVFDAPWVKRESAVTDRRPSGLAMIERLQAERFDGAVIFTSYSQSPLPAAHLCYLAKIPLRLAYCRENPYQLLTHWERDPEPERFVRHEVRRQMDLVATTGATARDDRIRVRVDAKAVRRVQKILRARGIDPSDRWVVVHVGARAPSRRYPPTRFASVIHSLEQDVGWRTVMTGGSEEIELVESVRVAANANAVSLAGALAIEDVAALLSLAPVLISNNTGLVHIAAGVGTPIVDMYAQTNPQHGPWRVPSRVLFYDVPCRNCLKSICPEGHHRCLELVPPQAVVDAVRALTEDACGQRVAA; this is translated from the coding sequence ATGACAAGTCCCGCGATCCGCGCCCTGAAGTCGTCTCAAAGCGGACGAACGGTCACCCTCCTTGCCTCCCCAACGGGCGCGGTTGCCGCCCGTCTCCTGCCAGAGATCGACCGGGTGATCGTCTTCGACGCGCCCTGGGTCAAGCGCGAGTCCGCCGTGACCGATCGCAGACCTTCGGGCCTGGCGATGATCGAGCGACTGCAGGCCGAGCGCTTCGACGGGGCCGTTATCTTCACGAGCTACAGCCAGAGTCCACTCCCCGCCGCGCACCTGTGCTACCTGGCGAAGATCCCGCTGCGCCTGGCCTACTGTCGCGAGAACCCCTATCAGCTTCTCACCCACTGGGAGCGCGACCCTGAGCCGGAGCGCTTCGTCCGCCACGAGGTGCGCCGCCAGATGGATCTCGTCGCGACGACGGGCGCGACCGCACGCGATGATCGAATTCGGGTACGGGTCGACGCGAAGGCGGTGAGACGCGTCCAGAAAATCCTCAGAGCTCGGGGAATCGATCCCAGTGACCGGTGGGTCGTGGTGCACGTCGGGGCGCGCGCCCCGTCCCGTCGATACCCGCCCACCCGATTCGCCAGCGTCATCCATTCGCTGGAGCAGGATGTCGGCTGGCGGACCGTCATGACGGGCGGGTCGGAGGAGATCGAGCTGGTCGAGTCGGTCCGGGTGGCCGCGAATGCGAACGCTGTGAGCCTCGCCGGGGCTCTGGCGATTGAGGACGTGGCGGCGCTGCTTTCCCTCGCGCCGGTGCTCATCTCCAATAACACCGGCCTCGTCCACATCGCCGCCGGCGTGGGAACCCCGATCGTCGACATGTACGCGCAGACGAACCCGCAGCACGGGCCGTGGCGTGTGCCGAGTCGCGTGCTTTTCTACGACGTGCCGTGCCGCAACTGTCTCAAGAGCATATGCCCAGAGGGGCATCACCGGTGCCTCGAGCTGGTACCGCCTCAGGCCGTCGTTGACGCGGTCCGGGCGCTGACGGAGGACGCTTGTGGTCAGCGCGTCGCAGCCTGA
- the rfaE2 gene encoding D-glycero-beta-D-manno-heptose 1-phosphate adenylyltransferase has translation MNNDTASVVDRFSGQRVLVIGDVMLDRFLEGAAGRLSPEAPAPVVDVRRRRELPGGAANTAANARALGASVELLAVRGADRAGCVIGQMLAARGVATDGLLASPTRATLTKARVVAAHQLLVRYDFGSTDRIDSATEANVLSALSAAFDRCDAVIVSDYDYGVLTPRVIAHLHHLQSRKRRVVLIDAKRPGVYRNARPTAVKPNYSQALDLLRRGRDPRELRRTDVIERGSQALLAASGAELVAVTLDSEGAIILQRGAPPHRCPPTAPHCASAVGAGDTFAAAFTLALAAGASGPCAGDIASAAAGQVVRKDGTATCTREDLLTALGHGAAASASHARALAEEYRRIGHRIVFTNGCFDLLHPGHVELLRRARALGDVLIVGLNSDESVRRRKGPRRPINSSEVRAAVLRGLRFVDDVIVFDDETPAALVEAIRPDVFVKGDDYTEADLPEAPIVRQYGGTVCLLPCAPDHSTSGLVRRIRAARRCAS, from the coding sequence ATGAACAACGATACGGCGAGCGTGGTGGATCGCTTCTCCGGGCAGCGCGTGCTGGTCATCGGCGACGTCATGCTCGACCGTTTCCTCGAAGGGGCGGCCGGCCGGCTATCACCAGAAGCGCCCGCGCCCGTTGTCGACGTTCGGAGGCGACGCGAGCTTCCAGGTGGCGCAGCCAATACGGCAGCGAACGCGCGTGCGCTCGGGGCAAGCGTCGAGCTACTCGCCGTTCGCGGCGCTGACCGAGCCGGCTGTGTGATCGGTCAGATGCTCGCGGCGCGCGGCGTTGCGACCGATGGGCTGCTCGCGAGCCCAACGCGCGCGACCCTTACGAAGGCTCGCGTCGTTGCGGCGCATCAACTCCTGGTCCGGTACGACTTCGGAAGCACAGACCGGATCGATTCGGCGACTGAGGCGAACGTCCTCTCTGCGCTTTCGGCAGCCTTTGACCGCTGCGATGCCGTCATCGTCTCTGATTACGACTATGGCGTGCTGACCCCGCGCGTCATCGCCCATCTGCACCACCTGCAATCCCGGAAGCGACGAGTTGTCCTGATTGATGCGAAACGGCCGGGCGTTTACAGGAACGCGCGCCCGACCGCAGTCAAGCCCAACTATAGCCAGGCTCTGGATTTGCTCCGCCGCGGTCGCGATCCGCGCGAGCTGCGGCGAACAGACGTGATCGAGCGCGGCAGCCAGGCTCTGCTCGCGGCCAGCGGCGCCGAGCTGGTCGCGGTGACCCTGGATTCGGAGGGCGCGATCATCCTGCAGCGAGGTGCGCCGCCGCATCGATGCCCGCCCACGGCTCCGCACTGCGCGTCCGCGGTCGGCGCGGGGGACACCTTTGCGGCCGCGTTCACGCTCGCCCTGGCAGCCGGCGCCTCGGGCCCGTGCGCCGGAGACATCGCATCGGCTGCGGCAGGTCAGGTCGTACGGAAGGACGGCACGGCTACATGCACGCGCGAGGACCTTCTCACCGCCCTCGGACACGGAGCCGCCGCCTCCGCGAGCCACGCCCGTGCATTGGCCGAAGAATATCGACGCATCGGACACCGCATCGTCTTCACCAACGGTTGCTTCGACCTGCTCCACCCCGGCCACGTGGAGCTCCTTCGCCGTGCGCGCGCCCTTGGAGACGTGCTGATCGTCGGCCTGAATTCCGATGAGAGCGTGCGGCGGCGCAAGGGACCGAGACGGCCGATCAATTCCTCGGAGGTCCGCGCGGCCGTCCTGCGAGGCCTTCGATTCGTGGACGACGTGATCGTGTTCGATGACGAAACGCCCGCCGCTCTCGTCGAAGCGATTCGCCCGGACGTCTTCGTCAAGGGGGACGACTACACGGAAGCGGACCTTCCGGAAGCGCCCATCGTGCGCCAGTACGGCGGAACTGTCTGTCTGCTCCCCTGTGCTCCTGACCATTCCACGTCCGGCCTCGTCCGACGGATCCGCGCGGCTCGACGTTGCGCAAGCTAG
- a CDS encoding HAD family hydrolase has product MTRSRKAIFLDKDGTLLEDEPYNVDPNLIRLMPGAAEAARALREAGYLIVVVTNQSGVARGLYPESALTPLRQALATLLRAAGADVDGFYWCPHHPGGSIARYARQCSCRKPEPGLLLRARDELRVDLRESWMVGDILDDVEAGRRAGCHVCLVNNGHETEWVLTRDRVPELVVRDLRELARHVLSRRWKEGRPRDPAPIRRSTGMIA; this is encoded by the coding sequence ATGACCCGGTCGCGCAAAGCCATCTTCCTCGACAAGGACGGAACGCTCCTCGAAGACGAGCCGTACAACGTCGATCCGAATTTGATTCGCCTCATGCCGGGGGCCGCCGAGGCAGCCAGGGCCCTCCGGGAGGCCGGATATCTCATCGTGGTCGTGACGAATCAGTCCGGTGTCGCGCGTGGGCTCTACCCGGAATCGGCCCTCACGCCGCTGCGGCAGGCGCTCGCAACGCTTCTGCGCGCCGCTGGCGCGGACGTGGACGGCTTCTACTGGTGTCCACACCATCCCGGTGGATCGATTGCGCGCTATGCCCGGCAGTGCAGCTGTCGAAAGCCGGAACCCGGTTTGCTCCTCCGAGCCCGGGACGAGCTGCGCGTCGACCTCCGCGAGTCCTGGATGGTGGGAGACATCCTGGACGACGTGGAAGCGGGGCGACGGGCCGGGTGTCACGTATGCCTGGTCAACAACGGCCACGAGACGGAGTGGGTGCTGACGCGCGATCGCGTGCCCGAGCTTGTGGTCCGCGACCTCCGGGAGCTGGCTCGGCACGTCCTCAGCCGGCGATGGAAGGAAGGACGACCGCGAGATCCCGCGCCCATTCGGCGAAGCACGGGGATGATCGCATGA